In Thauera sp. JM12B12, one DNA window encodes the following:
- a CDS encoding sugar transferase, with amino-acid sequence MIRILDILFSSLGLALGWPLLLLIAFVGKVETGSPMFRQQRVGRFQQPFTLIKFRTMRPGTASVATHLASASAITPFGRFLRRTKLDELPQLWNVLKGEMSLVGPRPCLFNQHELIEERARRGVFDARPGITGLAQVNDIDMSTPKLLAETDARMLRSLNTAAYFRYILLTVTGKGAGDRIRS; translated from the coding sequence ATGATCCGCATTCTCGATATTCTATTTTCCTCGTTGGGCCTGGCACTGGGATGGCCTCTACTGCTGCTGATCGCATTCGTTGGTAAGGTGGAGACGGGCTCGCCCATGTTTCGCCAGCAACGTGTGGGGCGCTTTCAGCAACCCTTCACGTTGATAAAGTTCCGCACAATGCGTCCCGGGACAGCATCGGTCGCCACGCACCTTGCAAGCGCCAGCGCCATCACCCCCTTCGGTCGTTTCTTGCGCCGCACGAAGCTCGACGAGTTACCTCAGCTGTGGAACGTGTTGAAGGGAGAGATGAGCCTGGTCGGGCCGCGGCCGTGCCTATTCAACCAGCACGAGCTGATCGAGGAGCGTGCGCGGCGCGGCGTCTTCGATGCGCGTCCGGGCATTACCGGCCTGGCGCAGGTTAATGATATCGACATGTCAACACCGAAGTTGCTGGCCGAGACGGATGCGCGCATGCTGCGCTCCCTGAACACGGCGGCCTATTTCCGCTACATCCTCCTGACGGTGACCGGCAAGGGGGCCGGCGACCGGATTCGTTCCTGA